The genomic DNA CCAAATCCCGCTTCCGGGTGCCCGATAGGCAAAATGTAAACGCAGGTCGCTGTCCGTTGATGTCACGAGTTCAATTACCTGATCTCTAAACCGCGTAAAATAATTCATCAGCTCATCTCCCGTCTCAAACATGCCAGTGGGCGTGGCATACAAAGCCGCAGTGGCCGTGCCTGGGTCGTTCTCGTAAGCAACAAACGCTTCATCATTCCCCGTCACCTGCGCAACCAATTCGGGACGCTCAGGGGTGTATTGCCCGTACAACAAGTCCCTGAAATAATACGACTCGATCAAGGCAAGATGCTCAACAACCTCTGCTATAGACCAGGTATCTGCATCAGATTTAAAGCGCCACTGGTCAGCTGTTAGGCCTTCGGTGGCATCAAGCAACCCCTGCTTTGTCAAGGTCAGGTTCTCAAGCAGATAGGCCCGGTCTGCCTCCGTCCATATGCTCTCGGCATTGGATGTAGCTTCATCGGCAGCACGTTGATGAGGCGCTTGCTGGCAGGCGGTCAGGCTTAGCAACAGAACGGCTACAAGGATACAATACAAGGGCTTGGTCATAGCGGCAAAACGTGTAGAGCAATGGTGACGCAATGCGCCAAAATATGAGATTCATGTTCTGGATCGCAAATGTGAGGCACCATTTCCAAATACCACCTTATTCAAATTGCGCCAAAAGATTCTTCCAGTTAAATATCTCGGCATTAAACTGCAGCGCATTACTCACGTAGATAGGAAGCCTAAAATAACACCTCCCCTTGCATTACTGCTTTCGCTTCAGGTTGTCGGATGCAAGTGCAATAAAACAAATCATATTTTTTGTCTCAGCTCCATATGCGATTATGAATCTCAAGCGCATTACACAATACACTATCGCGACGTTGTCAATGCTTTTCCTTACGGGTTGTACAGTTAAAACTGAACTACAGTTTGATCCTGGGATTTCCATTTACGATGCAGAAAAGCTAGTAGATAATGCTGAATTAATTGAAATAAGATCAGAAGAGCAGCCTCGCATGAATATAGCACTCACTTCATTGAGAATTGGTCTTAAGCAAGATAGTCATTTCAAAATTTGCGGTGGAGTTAACCCTAGCTTGAGCACAAAGGATCGCGAAAAAGGGATTGAGTGGTCGCAGAAGGAGGTCTTGAGCATTACACCAATAGAACATGCTAAGCCACAGTCTATCACACAACTTTGGCTAGCAGCTTACAAAGAGCGAGAACAGGCTTTACAATATGAATTAATGCGCGTTGATGAAAAAATCTTAGAATTGCACACAGTCCTGACGCGAGTAACGCAGCCAATCTTATCTGAACTAACCGAAGATCCTTCAGACTCAACATTAATAAAAAACATGGCAGACACTATTCAACGCTTCGAGCCCCAGCTAACGCGATACAGGGAGGGCATTGAAGAAAATTCTGAACTGATTTTGGATAACCCACTCTTACAAATCAAGGTTGATACTATTGTTCTCAAGCAGTCTATCTTCAACTGCCTTTTTGATTACCCAGTACGTCCCACGTCTTGTGTAATCAAGGGCCGCAACATGCGCAGTTTTTTAGCTACCACTTGCTGCTATTAGGCAAGCCCAATGACGACAGTTTGATCGCTCATAAATTGAACAACACAGACAAAACCAAGGAGAATCCGGCGTTAAGCTGTTTCTACCCCCACGACATCACCACTTTCCCCCGGGTTCGCATGGCCTCAATGTATGCGATAGCCTCAGGGATTTGGTTATGCGGGTACGTCTTCTCGATATGCACCTTTACCTTGCCATCCTTCATTAATGCAGCCAGTGTCTCCAGGTCTTGTGTACTGGCTTGCGCGGTGAACTGCGCAAGTGGGTACCTGCTGAAGCCGGCCTTTATGAGCAGGGCTATCATGTGCTTCATCGTAGTAAACCCTACAACAACGCCGCGCTTGCCCATGCGCTTATAGTCTTGCAACGTCAGATTACCGTGGTTGTCCACCACCAGGTCATAGTTGCCCGTGTGTGTATGAATCGATTCGCGATCGTAAGCAACAACTGCATGTGCCCCAAGGCTCTTTACGAAATCAACGTTCCTACTCGAACACACGCCGGTTACGCGGGCACCATATGCTTTAGCAATCTGCACAGCAAAGTGCCCTACTCCGCCCGATGCCCCGTTGATTAACACAGATTCGCCGGCCTGTAATTTACCATGCGTGATCAATTCTTGTAATGCTGTAAGGCCGGCAACCGGGGTTGCAGCCATTGCCGGAAAACCGAGTCCGTCTGGCATCAAGCCACTGGCCTCAGCCGGCACACACACGTACTCAGCAAATGAACCCGTTTTGAGGGTTTCTCCAAACACACGGTCTCCGGGCTTAAAATGGGTCACCCCCTGCCCAACGGCCTCAACAACACCGGCAAAGTCTGCGCCGAGGATTTTCTCTTTGGGCTTGAAGAGGCCAAATGCAAATCGAGCAAAAAAAGGCGAGCCACGCAGAATATGCCAGTCAGCCGGATTTGCCGAGTTGGCAACTACGTTTACCAAGAGATGTCCCGCTTTCACAGCCGGCTTTTCTACGTCTTCCAACTGCAAAACTTCTGGTCCACCATATTTGTGCTTCGTAAAAGCCTTCATCTGTAATTTCATTAATTAAGGGGGCACGATACGCATCAGGAGTCTACCGCACGCGAGAAATGCGGCTATGACACTTCAATTGACTATGCAGGTAAAAGCTGTTCAGCAATACGCATTACATTACAACAACCTACGAATTTGATTTTGTATTGTTATGCCACGTCCCAGCCTTTTAACGCTGAAAACGTCACCTATGAGAAGCTTCAGATCGCCGGCTTATTTCTTTATCCTTTGCCTGCTCGGTATTTTTGGATGCGGAACGGCTGCTGCACAAAAAGCTGAATCGCCTGGATTGCACAGCGAAACGCTTGCAGTTGAAAGTGCTGAAAGAGAATTCAGCTACTACATCCCCAGCGAGCCAACAGGGGGCCTGCTGCCGATTGTGATCTACCTGCACGGGCATGGAGACAGCATGCGACACATCCTCGGTACCGGGCGAATTAAGTCGGCTTCTTCAGTCTGGGTGGACGTTGCGGAACGCGAAGGTTTCATGGTCATGTATCCACTGGGCTTAAAAGGCGGCGGCCGGCGGCCCAAAACAGGCTGGAATGATTGCCGGCCCGGACTCGAAGGCAATCCGCAATCCGACGATATCGCATTCATCAGGCATCTTATCGATTACGCTGTTGAGCAACACAACGGCGACCGCAGCCGGGTGTACGTGACCGGTATGTCGAACGGCGGACACATGACCATGCGGGCCGGCATGGAAATGACGGATGCCCTAGCTGCCATTGCACCGCTTGTGGCATTGCTCCCCAAAACACATGACTGCAAACCACCAACAACACCTATCGCTGTCCTGTTGATGTATGGCACCGACGATCCACTGGCACCTTTTGAAGGCGGGGCCATGGCTGGCGGACGCGGTGAAGTGTTCTCGGCACGCGAGACCACGATGGCCTGGACTGCCTGGAACGGGTTAGAAAACGTAAAGGAGACAACTGTTGAACTGGCAGACAAAAACAGCGCTGATGGCTCCACAGTTGTTGCACACATCCGAGAAACGTCCCCCGCGGGCCCTGCTGTTATTGCCTATGAAATGCGGGGCGCCGGCCACACCGAACCCAGCAAGGTCGCCCAAATGGGCCGGTTACTCAGGCGCATCCAGGGCAACCGCAACCAGGACATCGAAATGGCGGAAACCATCTGGGCGTTTTTTAAAACCAGATCGCGCTAAGATGCTGGCATCGCTTAGGGGTGTACCTTGTCCCATGCA from Bacteroidota bacterium includes the following:
- a CDS encoding DinB family protein, encoding MTKPLYCILVAVLLLSLTACQQAPHQRAADEATSNAESIWTEADRAYLLENLTLTKQGLLDATEGLTADQWRFKSDADTWSIAEVVEHLALIESYYFRDLLYGQYTPERPELVAQVTGNDEAFVAYENDPGTATAALYATPTGMFETGDELMNYFTRFRDQVIELVTSTDSDLRLHFAYRAPGSGIWEARDLHQYTLTLISHAARHTNQINRIKTAANYPGR
- a CDS encoding NAD(P)-dependent alcohol dehydrogenase, which produces MKAFTKHKYGGPEVLQLEDVEKPAVKAGHLLVNVVANSANPADWHILRGSPFFARFAFGLFKPKEKILGADFAGVVEAVGQGVTHFKPGDRVFGETLKTGSFAEYVCVPAEASGLMPDGLGFPAMAATPVAGLTALQELITHGKLQAGESVLINGASGGVGHFAVQIAKAYGARVTGVCSSRNVDFVKSLGAHAVVAYDRESIHTHTGNYDLVVDNHGNLTLQDYKRMGKRGVVVGFTTMKHMIALLIKAGFSRYPLAQFTAQASTQDLETLAALMKDGKVKVHIEKTYPHNQIPEAIAYIEAMRTRGKVVMSWG
- a CDS encoding PHB depolymerase family esterase; this translates as MRSFRSPAYFFILCLLGIFGCGTAAAQKAESPGLHSETLAVESAEREFSYYIPSEPTGGLLPIVIYLHGHGDSMRHILGTGRIKSASSVWVDVAEREGFMVMYPLGLKGGGRRPKTGWNDCRPGLEGNPQSDDIAFIRHLIDYAVEQHNGDRSRVYVTGMSNGGHMTMRAGMEMTDALAAIAPLVALLPKTHDCKPPTTPIAVLLMYGTDDPLAPFEGGAMAGGRGEVFSARETTMAWTAWNGLENVKETTVELADKNSADGSTVVAHIRETSPAGPAVIAYEMRGAGHTEPSKVAQMGRLLRRIQGNRNQDIEMAETIWAFFKTRSR